The following are encoded in a window of Paenibacillaceae bacterium GAS479 genomic DNA:
- a CDS encoding DNA-binding transcriptional regulator, LysR family yields the protein MELRQLQYVIHIAKELNFSRAAEKLHIAQPSLSQQLSKLEKEIGVLLVRRTTNSVELTHAGEVFVDKAQSILDSIEQLKTEMEDMAQMRRGRLVIGSLPITGSHILPIVLPEFGLRYPDIELVLVEDTTAHLEQLAASGQTDISLLSLPLIDSTLIYQPLIREEITLAVPPNHPLAGRTEPVALESLQDEPFIVLKKGQGFRQIAIDLCAGAGFQPRIVFESSNIETVQSLVAAGMGVAFIPHMIAHGRRSEFTPHFCSLVGKPSRTLVIASRKGRYLSKAAEVFIETMKAAVSKHYGQNTN from the coding sequence ATGGAACTGCGCCAATTGCAATATGTCATTCACATCGCCAAAGAACTTAACTTCTCACGCGCTGCGGAGAAGCTTCATATCGCTCAACCTTCGCTCAGCCAACAGCTGTCCAAGCTAGAAAAAGAAATCGGTGTCCTGCTCGTGCGCCGCACGACCAACTCCGTGGAACTTACACATGCAGGAGAGGTTTTTGTAGATAAAGCTCAGTCCATTCTCGACAGTATCGAGCAACTCAAAACAGAGATGGAGGATATGGCGCAAATGCGGCGCGGCCGCCTCGTAATCGGCAGCCTGCCGATTACCGGTTCCCACATCCTGCCAATCGTGCTGCCTGAATTCGGTCTCCGCTATCCCGATATTGAGCTGGTACTCGTAGAGGACACAACCGCACATCTGGAGCAGCTGGCCGCCAGCGGCCAAACGGACATCAGTCTCCTATCGCTGCCGCTCATTGACTCTACGCTGATCTATCAGCCGTTGATTCGAGAGGAGATCACGCTTGCAGTCCCTCCTAATCATCCGCTTGCCGGTCGCACGGAGCCTGTGGCGCTTGAGTCCTTGCAGGACGAGCCGTTCATCGTACTCAAAAAAGGCCAAGGCTTCCGACAAATCGCCATCGACCTATGCGCCGGGGCTGGGTTTCAGCCGCGGATCGTTTTTGAGAGCAGCAATATTGAAACGGTGCAATCGCTCGTAGCTGCCGGCATGGGTGTGGCGTTCATCCCTCATATGATTGCGCATGGCAGACGCAGCGAGTTCACGCCGCATTTTTGCTCCCTTGTGGGCAAGCCATCCCGCACTCTCGTCATCGCCAGCCGCAAGGGACGTTACCTGTCCAAAGCGGCAGAAGTTTTTATCGAGACGATGAAAGCCGCCGTTAGCAAACATTACGGGCAAAACACCAACTAA
- a CDS encoding glutamate 5-kinase, with the protein MNGQRRIVKIGSSSLTSPEGGLNKKQLAFYAAELASLHRQGHEVLLVTSGAVAAGFKVIGYESRPKLLHEKQAAAAVGQALLMQAYQEALASEGIRCAQLLLTRPDFTTRGRGRNAMMTIEELLRQGVIPIINENDTVSTDELKFGDNDMLSALVANLVGAGQLIIITDTDGLYTADPRYDPNARKIERVEEITGELMSHAGGAGTSVGTGGMRSKIEAARIAMRGGVPAFIGRVLEPGELQLAADGRGKGTYFDSQKNHLPVKKQWLGFHSTPSGQVAVDEGAEKALVNGGKSLLPAGVTEISGEFHPGDVVEVTDTAGKLIGRGIVNYAAWQLRAAAGLSSEEVRRRIEVNRIEVIHRDEWITLA; encoded by the coding sequence ATGAACGGACAAAGACGCATCGTCAAAATCGGGAGCAGCTCGCTTACGAGTCCCGAAGGCGGACTGAACAAAAAACAACTGGCGTTTTATGCCGCTGAATTGGCATCACTGCATCGGCAAGGCCATGAGGTGCTGCTTGTCACTTCCGGCGCAGTTGCGGCAGGCTTTAAAGTGATTGGTTACGAATCCAGGCCAAAGTTGCTGCATGAAAAGCAAGCAGCCGCCGCAGTCGGCCAGGCGCTGCTGATGCAGGCTTATCAGGAGGCGCTTGCCTCAGAAGGCATCCGCTGTGCGCAGCTGTTGCTAACGCGACCGGATTTTACGACACGGGGCCGCGGCCGCAATGCGATGATGACGATTGAAGAGCTGCTGCGCCAAGGCGTCATCCCGATTATCAACGAAAATGATACTGTTTCGACGGATGAGCTTAAATTTGGCGACAACGATATGCTCTCGGCGCTGGTCGCCAATTTGGTCGGGGCTGGGCAGCTCATTATTATTACAGATACCGACGGGCTGTATACCGCCGATCCGAGGTACGATCCCAATGCCCGCAAAATCGAGCGCGTTGAGGAAATTACCGGTGAGCTGATGAGTCATGCCGGCGGCGCTGGCACTAGCGTTGGTACCGGAGGCATGCGCTCCAAAATCGAAGCAGCCCGCATCGCCATGCGCGGCGGCGTACCGGCTTTCATTGGCCGTGTGCTGGAGCCGGGCGAGTTGCAGCTGGCCGCTGACGGACGCGGCAAAGGCACCTATTTTGATTCGCAGAAAAATCATCTTCCAGTCAAAAAACAATGGCTCGGCTTCCACTCCACACCAAGCGGCCAAGTTGCGGTTGATGAAGGCGCGGAGAAAGCGCTAGTAAACGGGGGCAAAAGTCTGCTGCCTGCAGGCGTAACTGAAATTAGCGGTGAATTCCATCCCGGCGATGTCGTCGAGGTAACGGATACAGCGGGCAAGCTGATCGGCCGCGGCATCGTTAACTATGCCGCCTGGCAGCTGCGTGCAGCGGCCGGCCTTAGCTCCGAGGAGGTCCGCAGACGGATCGAGGTCAATCGGATTGAAGTCATCCACCGCGATGAATGGATTACGCTGGCTTGA
- a CDS encoding 3-isopropylmalate/(R)-2-methylmalate dehydratase large subunit, whose protein sequence is MKKRTMFEKIWDNHVIQAEEGKPSIIYIDLHLVHEVTSPQAFEGLRLSGRGIRRPDRTFATMDHNVPTKDRFNIKDPISKQQVDTLTKNCEDFGVKLFDLHNIDQGVVHVMGPEIGLTWPGKTIVCGDSHTSTHGAFGALAFGIGTSEVEHVMATQCLQQSRAKTMEIRFNGSRKPGVTAKDMILGLIAKYGTDFATGYVLEYTGESIRSLTMEERMTVCNMSIEGGARAGLIAPDSTTFEYLRGREYAPQGADFDTAVLAWSELASDEGAEYDTVLEFDVDSLIPQVTWGTSPGMGTDITSVVPTPADLPTENERKAAEKALEYMDLKPGTPMAQIPIDYVFIGSCTNGRIEDLRAAAEIARGYKVSNRVTAIVVPGSGRVKLQAEKEGLDHIFTEAGFEWREAGCSMCLAMNPDVLEPGQRCASTSNRNFEGRQGRGGRTHLVSPAMAAAAAIKGHFTDVRDWEIKQKVAN, encoded by the coding sequence ATGAAAAAGCGTACTATGTTCGAGAAGATCTGGGACAATCACGTTATTCAAGCAGAAGAAGGCAAGCCAAGCATCATCTATATTGACCTGCATCTGGTCCATGAGGTTACTTCGCCGCAGGCGTTCGAGGGACTTCGCCTTTCTGGCCGTGGGATTCGCCGCCCGGACCGTACTTTCGCGACGATGGACCACAATGTACCGACCAAGGATCGCTTCAACATCAAGGATCCAATCTCCAAACAGCAGGTCGACACACTGACTAAAAACTGTGAAGACTTTGGAGTTAAGCTGTTCGATCTTCATAACATCGATCAAGGCGTTGTACACGTTATGGGTCCTGAGATCGGCCTCACTTGGCCGGGCAAAACGATCGTTTGTGGCGATAGCCATACGAGTACGCATGGTGCTTTCGGCGCGCTGGCTTTCGGTATTGGCACGAGCGAAGTTGAGCATGTAATGGCGACTCAATGCCTGCAGCAGTCAAGGGCAAAAACGATGGAGATTCGCTTCAACGGTTCCCGCAAACCGGGCGTTACGGCGAAAGACATGATTCTTGGTCTGATTGCCAAGTATGGCACGGATTTTGCGACCGGTTATGTACTTGAGTACACTGGCGAGTCGATTCGTTCCCTGACGATGGAAGAGCGTATGACCGTCTGCAATATGAGCATCGAGGGCGGCGCTCGCGCAGGCCTTATCGCTCCGGACAGCACTACATTCGAATACTTGCGCGGCCGCGAATACGCTCCTCAGGGAGCTGACTTCGACACGGCAGTCCTCGCTTGGAGCGAGCTGGCTTCCGACGAAGGCGCCGAGTATGACACTGTACTTGAATTCGATGTCGACAGCCTGATTCCGCAAGTTACCTGGGGCACAAGCCCGGGCATGGGCACAGATATTACGTCTGTCGTTCCGACTCCGGCCGATCTGCCAACAGAAAATGAGCGTAAAGCAGCCGAGAAGGCGCTGGAATATATGGATCTGAAGCCCGGTACGCCGATGGCACAGATTCCTATCGATTATGTATTCATCGGCTCTTGTACGAACGGCCGCATCGAAGATCTGCGTGCCGCAGCCGAGATCGCTAGAGGCTACAAAGTCAGCAACCGTGTAACAGCAATCGTTGTTCCAGGATCTGGACGCGTCAAGCTGCAAGCGGAAAAAGAAGGCCTGGATCACATCTTTACGGAAGCGGGCTTTGAATGGCGTGAGGCTGGCTGCTCTATGTGCTTGGCGATGAACCCAGACGTTCTGGAGCCTGGACAGCGCTGTGCATCAACGTCGAACCGTAACTTCGAGGGCCGTCAAGGCCGCGGTGGGCGTACCCATCTCGTATCCCCAGCTATGGCGGCTGCTGCAGCTATCAAGGGACATTTCACGGATGTGCGTGATTGGGAAATCAAACAAAAAGTAGCCAACTAA
- a CDS encoding Uridine kinase — MKKSKLPFVIAIAAVSGGGKTTISTHLNDQLANSKTLFFDDYDFDGPDDIIDWVDTGANYDEWDLSPLIKDLETLLTEPLDYIVLDFPFAYKHSKMSNFINCTVFIDTPLDIAMARRVTREFNNSPVENIIMNMNNYISHERRGYLEMLKTIKPNSDIIVDGTLFISEIVYFIAQIIEQKVKMIDYK, encoded by the coding sequence ATGAAAAAAAGCAAGTTACCATTTGTTATTGCCATAGCTGCGGTGTCTGGTGGAGGAAAAACAACAATCTCGACACATCTCAATGACCAATTAGCCAACTCTAAAACACTGTTTTTTGACGATTACGATTTTGATGGTCCTGATGACATTATAGATTGGGTTGATACTGGGGCTAATTACGACGAATGGGATTTATCCCCACTTATAAAAGATTTAGAAACGTTGCTTACCGAACCTTTAGATTACATAGTGCTGGACTTTCCGTTTGCCTATAAGCACTCTAAAATGAGCAATTTCATTAATTGTACTGTCTTTATCGATACTCCATTGGATATTGCAATGGCACGTCGTGTTACAAGAGAGTTTAACAATAGTCCTGTTGAAAATATCATAATGAATATGAATAACTATATTTCACACGAAAGACGGGGTTATCTTGAGATGTTAAAAACGATAAAACCGAATTCTGACATTATTGTCGATGGAACTTTATTTATATCCGAAATTGTTTATTTTATAGCTCAGATTATAGAGCAAAAGGTTAAGATGATTGATTATAAGTAG
- a CDS encoding Predicted amidohydrolase, with the protein MAALQIHINAGEPELNFQRVQSRLQEAASADSKPDVIILPEMWNTGYALNRIGELADPEGERTRTMLAEFSRETGIHAIGGSIAEKKQDKVFNTMYAFDREGRLAGEYSKIHLFRLMEEEKHLAAGVQPGLFTLEESQAGMMICYDIRFPELARTLALAGAKVLFVPAEWPKPRLHHWRSLLIARAIENQMYVVACNRTGISGETEFFGHSMIIDPWGEVLAEGGEEEEILTAEIDLALVDEVRGRIPVFEDRRPQLYRL; encoded by the coding sequence GTGGCGGCGCTGCAAATCCATATAAATGCTGGAGAGCCGGAGCTCAATTTTCAAAGGGTGCAGAGCCGATTGCAAGAGGCTGCATCAGCGGATAGTAAGCCTGACGTCATTATTTTGCCAGAAATGTGGAATACGGGTTACGCACTCAATCGCATTGGAGAACTGGCGGACCCTGAAGGGGAACGCACTCGCACGATGCTTGCGGAATTCAGTCGGGAGACTGGCATTCATGCCATCGGCGGCTCCATTGCAGAGAAAAAACAGGATAAAGTGTTCAACACGATGTACGCTTTCGACCGGGAAGGGCGTTTAGCTGGGGAATATTCTAAAATTCATCTTTTCCGGCTTATGGAGGAAGAGAAACATCTGGCAGCAGGTGTGCAGCCCGGACTGTTCACGCTGGAGGAATCCCAAGCTGGCATGATGATTTGTTATGATATCCGTTTCCCTGAGCTGGCTCGAACGCTGGCGCTGGCGGGTGCCAAAGTGCTGTTCGTGCCTGCGGAGTGGCCAAAACCTCGTCTGCATCATTGGCGGTCGCTGCTTATCGCAAGGGCGATTGAAAATCAGATGTACGTCGTGGCCTGCAACCGGACTGGAATAAGCGGTGAGACTGAATTTTTTGGACATTCGATGATTATTGATCCATGGGGTGAAGTGCTGGCCGAAGGCGGCGAGGAGGAAGAGATTCTGACCGCGGAGATTGATCTGGCATTGGTGGATGAGGTGCGCGGCCGTATCCCCGTATTCGAAGATCGCCGGCCGCAGCTGTATCGTCTTTAG
- a CDS encoding alpha-L-rhamnosidase, translated as MNSGRTWSAKWIWGGEEDRPRNEWRCFRRSFDCPEDGLDEAALHISADSRYVLYVNGTLLGRGPVRSWPEEQSYDSYDIGHLLLPGRPNTIAVLVLHFGMTNFYYLLGQGALLVELDSSSGVVLATDDSWWTSRLPGQQSSAPRMSCQQAFGEVIDARGLPERWMVDEDVTGFEAPGMFWQAAREVAGIGEGPWKKLVPRDIPYLTEEKVYPSAVVSLHEVRPPAYAAALDLKTIMLPDSIWSANPVAYKGFIAVQVKVEESCSVTVGFPSGTDGVVLLDGNKAARSYGVQPERYDVFEVVAGSYLLLIENECGYDHGSSWHLGIDADAPFTLSRPLWATEAIDATVAKTNNLRDESKQNEVPFVLIGPFESAEVTQHWLHNPPLGDHPLYTRLRDGEMPGSLPGLDSWVRGLDAKLFTDQDVFGSSVWQTARRPLAVPAQLQQMVVPAPEPAVLPVLGADCEFVVDLGEQRSGYIGFELEAAAGTILDVYGIEHIEGDYRQHTYGLDNTVRYICRDGRQSYLSPVRRGCRYLIVTARQASAPVKLYEIYMNQSSYPLPQRGEFRCSDSLLNEIWQISRRTTKLCMEDTFVDCPAYEQTFWVGDARNEALVNYYVFGATDIVKRCLNLVPGSGSRNPLYLDQVPSGWNSVIPNWTFFWMIACQEFVEHTDDSDYAKTIWPLVQSALEAYYEHIDDKGLLNIRSWNLLDWAPIDQPNSGVVTHQNLFFMKAMRLSAVLAQRAGQPEQVSLWQERSEVLRTAINLHLWDKERQAYLDCIHEDGRRSERFSVQTQVIACLCAVADGERKAVLERHVLQPPVEWTQIGSPFMSFFYYEVLADLGRSDLLVKDIRLQYGRMIDHGATTCWEMYPSFEENRANSDMLTRSHCHAWSAAPGYFLGREILGVRPLDAGWHKVEIAPEPAGLRWASGAVPLPGQGEIKVAWSLNEDIMSLTVTAPEGIELQFKWPEGVKGSAEIKRVFLL; from the coding sequence ATGAATTCTGGCCGGACATGGTCAGCCAAATGGATATGGGGCGGAGAGGAAGATCGTCCCCGCAACGAGTGGCGTTGTTTCCGAAGGAGCTTTGATTGCCCGGAGGACGGACTGGATGAAGCCGCGCTGCACATAAGTGCAGATTCGCGTTACGTGCTGTATGTGAACGGCACGCTCCTCGGCCGCGGCCCGGTCCGTTCCTGGCCCGAGGAACAATCCTATGACAGCTATGACATCGGTCATTTGCTGCTTCCCGGACGCCCCAATACGATTGCCGTGCTCGTGCTGCATTTTGGCATGACCAACTTTTATTATTTATTAGGACAAGGGGCTCTCCTTGTTGAACTGGATAGCTCATCCGGCGTAGTGTTGGCTACGGACGATTCCTGGTGGACAAGCCGTCTTCCGGGACAACAGTCCTCAGCTCCCCGCATGTCCTGTCAGCAGGCTTTCGGCGAAGTTATTGATGCACGCGGGCTGCCGGAACGCTGGATGGTTGATGAGGACGTGACTGGTTTCGAAGCTCCAGGCATGTTCTGGCAGGCTGCAAGGGAAGTTGCGGGCATCGGCGAAGGTCCTTGGAAAAAGCTCGTCCCCCGTGACATTCCTTACCTGACGGAGGAAAAGGTGTATCCGTCGGCTGTCGTATCCCTGCACGAGGTTCGCCCACCTGCTTATGCGGCTGCATTAGATTTGAAAACCATCATGTTGCCTGACAGCATATGGAGCGCCAATCCGGTCGCTTATAAAGGTTTTATCGCCGTTCAAGTGAAGGTGGAGGAGTCCTGTTCCGTAACGGTCGGTTTTCCATCGGGAACGGACGGCGTTGTCCTGCTTGACGGCAATAAGGCGGCGCGCAGCTACGGCGTGCAGCCAGAGCGCTACGATGTATTTGAAGTGGTAGCGGGATCGTATCTGCTGCTCATTGAGAATGAGTGCGGGTACGATCATGGAAGCAGTTGGCATCTCGGTATCGACGCCGATGCTCCGTTTACGTTAAGTCGTCCCCTTTGGGCTACGGAGGCAATTGACGCTACTGTCGCAAAGACGAATAATCTCCGGGACGAATCAAAGCAAAATGAAGTTCCGTTCGTCCTAATCGGCCCTTTTGAATCAGCCGAGGTGACACAGCATTGGCTGCATAATCCTCCGCTCGGCGATCATCCGCTTTACACCCGGCTGCGCGACGGTGAAATGCCGGGCAGCCTGCCCGGGCTTGATTCTTGGGTACGGGGGTTGGATGCGAAACTGTTTACCGATCAGGACGTATTCGGAAGCAGTGTGTGGCAGACTGCGAGAAGGCCTCTGGCAGTTCCGGCGCAGCTGCAGCAAATGGTCGTTCCCGCTCCCGAACCGGCGGTTCTGCCTGTATTGGGCGCTGATTGCGAATTTGTCGTTGATCTCGGAGAGCAACGCTCGGGTTATATCGGCTTTGAGCTGGAAGCAGCAGCCGGCACGATTTTAGACGTATATGGGATTGAGCATATTGAAGGAGACTACCGGCAGCATACGTATGGACTCGATAATACCGTTCGTTATATCTGTAGGGATGGCAGGCAGTCCTACCTCTCGCCAGTGCGTCGGGGCTGCCGTTATCTGATCGTAACCGCGCGCCAAGCAAGCGCTCCCGTCAAGCTCTACGAAATCTATATGAACCAAAGCTCGTATCCGTTGCCGCAAAGAGGGGAGTTCCGCTGTTCCGATTCGCTTCTGAATGAAATTTGGCAAATTAGCCGACGCACGACCAAGCTCTGCATGGAGGATACCTTTGTCGACTGCCCAGCCTACGAGCAGACTTTCTGGGTCGGCGACGCCCGGAATGAAGCTTTAGTTAACTATTATGTGTTCGGCGCGACCGATATCGTTAAACGCTGTCTGAATCTCGTTCCCGGCTCAGGGAGTCGTAATCCGCTTTATTTGGATCAGGTGCCGAGCGGCTGGAACAGCGTCATTCCGAACTGGACCTTTTTCTGGATGATCGCTTGCCAGGAGTTCGTGGAGCATACGGACGACAGTGACTACGCCAAAACGATCTGGCCATTGGTGCAAAGCGCATTGGAAGCGTATTACGAGCACATTGACGATAAAGGTCTGCTGAATATCCGCAGCTGGAATCTACTGGACTGGGCGCCGATTGATCAGCCGAACAGCGGTGTGGTGACACATCAGAATCTGTTCTTTATGAAGGCAATGAGGCTATCTGCAGTACTTGCGCAAAGAGCGGGGCAGCCGGAACAAGTCTCCCTGTGGCAGGAGCGGAGCGAAGTGCTGCGGACCGCAATCAACCTTCATCTGTGGGATAAAGAGCGTCAAGCTTATCTAGACTGCATCCATGAGGACGGCAGGCGCTCGGAACGATTCAGCGTGCAGACTCAGGTAATTGCTTGTCTTTGCGCCGTTGCAGACGGCGAGCGAAAAGCCGTGCTCGAGAGACATGTGCTTCAGCCGCCTGTAGAGTGGACGCAGATCGGCAGCCCGTTTATGAGCTTTTTCTATTACGAGGTGCTGGCTGACCTTGGCCGATCCGATCTGCTCGTAAAAGACATCCGGCTGCAATATGGACGTATGATCGATCATGGGGCGACGACCTGTTGGGAGATGTATCCAAGCTTTGAAGAGAACCGAGCGAACTCCGATATGTTGACGCGAAGCCACTGCCACGCCTGGTCGGCGGCTCCTGGATATTTTCTGGGGCGGGAAATTCTCGGTGTTCGGCCGTTGGATGCGGGTTGGCACAAGGTGGAAATTGCACCGGAACCGGCCGGACTTAGATGGGCCAGCGGCGCTGTTCCTCTCCCTGGGCAAGGCGAGATTAAAGTGGCGTGGAGCTTGAATGAGGATATCATGAGTCTGACCGTAACGGCGCCGGAAGGAATCGAACTCCAGTTCAAATGGCCGGAAGGCGTTAAGGGAAGTGCCGAGATTAAGCGGGTTTTCTTGCTTTAA
- a CDS encoding aminotransferase, translating into MSYSRFSGTVPDIVPANRMQGLPEQFFAKLVGKANAQAARGRDVINLGQGNPDTPTPAHIVEVMQQASADPKYHRYPPFRGYPFLKEAVAKRYKEDYNVDLDPETEVAILFGGKTGLIEISQCLLNPGDLCLVPDPGYPDYWSGVSLSGGRMSFMPLREENSFLPDYGAISDADRRDAKLMFFNYPNNPTGAVATAEFYRETVEFAATNGIVAASDFAYGALGFNGQRPISFLETPGAKEVGVEFYTLSKTYNMAGWRVGFALGNAKIIELINLIQDHYFCSLFGGIQEAAAAALNGSQQSVRELGAKYESRLNALFQELDRIGWKAERPGGSFFCWLPVPEGYTSAEFADLLLEKADVVVAPGIGFGTHGEGYVRLGLLTDEDRLREAIARIGKLGLFGSIG; encoded by the coding sequence ATGAGTTATAGCCGCTTCAGCGGAACGGTGCCCGACATTGTACCCGCTAACCGGATGCAGGGGCTGCCGGAGCAGTTTTTCGCCAAACTGGTCGGTAAAGCCAACGCACAGGCTGCACGCGGCCGGGATGTAATCAACCTTGGCCAAGGCAACCCTGATACCCCGACGCCTGCGCATATCGTAGAGGTGATGCAGCAAGCGTCCGCGGACCCGAAATATCACCGTTATCCCCCTTTTCGCGGTTATCCTTTTTTAAAGGAAGCTGTGGCTAAGCGCTACAAGGAGGACTACAACGTTGACCTTGATCCGGAAACTGAGGTGGCTATTCTGTTCGGGGGAAAAACAGGGCTGATCGAGATCAGTCAGTGTTTGCTGAATCCAGGGGATCTATGCCTCGTGCCGGATCCCGGTTATCCCGACTACTGGTCCGGCGTGTCCCTCTCTGGAGGGCGGATGTCCTTCATGCCGCTGCGCGAGGAAAATAGTTTCCTGCCGGATTACGGAGCGATCAGCGATGCTGACCGCCGTGATGCTAAACTGATGTTTTTCAACTATCCGAACAATCCTACTGGCGCTGTAGCTACAGCGGAATTCTACCGTGAGACGGTAGAATTCGCTGCAACGAACGGAATCGTCGCGGCAAGCGACTTCGCCTACGGCGCGCTCGGCTTCAATGGGCAACGCCCCATCAGTTTCCTGGAAACTCCGGGAGCCAAAGAGGTTGGTGTTGAATTTTACACTCTTTCCAAAACGTATAATATGGCCGGCTGGCGAGTTGGTTTTGCGCTCGGTAATGCGAAGATTATTGAGCTGATCAACCTGATTCAAGACCATTATTTTTGCAGCCTATTCGGCGGCATTCAGGAAGCCGCAGCTGCCGCGCTGAACGGTTCGCAGCAATCGGTACGGGAGCTGGGCGCTAAATATGAGTCCCGACTGAATGCCCTGTTCCAAGAGCTGGATCGCATCGGCTGGAAAGCCGAGCGCCCGGGCGGCTCCTTCTTCTGCTGGCTGCCAGTGCCGGAAGGTTATACATCCGCAGAGTTCGCTGACCTCTTGCTGGAAAAAGCCGACGTTGTCGTCGCGCCAGGTATTGGTTTCGGCACCCACGGAGAAGGTTATGTACGGCTCGGCCTGCTTACCGATGAAGATCGACTGCGCGAGGCGATTGCGCGAATCGGGAAGCTCGGGTTGTTTGGCTCAATAGGATGA
- a CDS encoding AraC-type DNA-binding protein has product MVRTVVDVTPASLFFHPELPYHINRVSESFHLHLHRHEFAEISLVMEGKGTHYIGNCSIDVSPGDLFLLPIGTEHVFRPRSIKGAEPLVISNFIFLPELAAAALAGFPGIQRLERASRGLNMLPSDCEPNWAKLKDTRGAYRGLFEMCYELQHRQDEYAEPMLHALFVQLLAEIDRGLVEAERSDGEPEFLATAQHGENKLEKLLKRLKQDPAEAAHAEKLASEIGWSVRHFHRKFKEATGKTLGNYVQDSRIELACRLLRNGDSVQLTAEKCGYSDRGFFTRIFTRHMGLTPREYRKRGAFVSTPASTPLY; this is encoded by the coding sequence ATGGTTCGCACGGTAGTAGATGTAACACCGGCTTCACTTTTTTTCCATCCTGAGCTTCCCTATCATATCAACCGGGTGTCGGAGTCGTTCCATCTGCATCTACACCGCCATGAATTCGCGGAAATCAGCCTAGTTATGGAGGGAAAAGGGACGCATTATATCGGCAATTGCTCCATTGATGTATCACCAGGGGATTTATTTTTGCTGCCGATCGGCACGGAGCATGTGTTCCGCCCAAGATCCATAAAGGGCGCTGAGCCGCTTGTTATTAGCAACTTCATCTTTTTGCCGGAGCTGGCCGCGGCGGCCCTCGCTGGATTTCCCGGTATACAGCGGCTGGAGCGTGCCAGCAGAGGGCTGAATATGCTGCCATCCGACTGTGAACCCAACTGGGCTAAGCTTAAGGACACTAGAGGAGCTTACCGGGGACTGTTCGAGATGTGCTACGAGTTGCAGCACAGGCAAGACGAATACGCAGAGCCGATGCTTCACGCGTTGTTTGTGCAGCTACTGGCGGAAATTGACCGGGGTTTGGTGGAGGCGGAACGCTCTGACGGCGAGCCCGAATTCCTTGCAACCGCGCAGCACGGGGAAAACAAGCTGGAGAAGCTGTTGAAGCGACTGAAGCAGGACCCGGCTGAAGCGGCGCATGCAGAAAAGCTCGCATCCGAGATCGGCTGGAGCGTGCGTCATTTTCACCGCAAATTCAAGGAAGCGACGGGAAAAACGCTGGGAAATTATGTGCAGGACAGCCGTATCGAGCTTGCCTGCAGGCTTCTGCGAAACGGCGATAGCGTGCAGCTGACCGCCGAAAAATGCGGTTACTCGGACAGGGGATTTTTCACGCGTATTTTCACCCGTCACATGGGATTAACTCCGCGAGAGTATCGCAAACGAGGAGCTTTTGTATCCACACCCGCCTCTACTCCACTATACTGA
- a CDS encoding 3-isopropylmalate/(R)-2-methylmalate dehydratase small subunit, whose product MEPFVKHTGIVAPVDRVNVDTDAIIPKQFLKRIERSGFGQFLFFEWRFDEEGNVNPNFEPNKPRYQGASVLISRANFGCGSSREHAPWAILDYGYKVVIAPSYADIFYNNCFKNGILPIKLSEEQVEDLFQRTATHEGYQLTVDLENNLLTDDHGLRIEIELDEHRRQFLLQGLDDIGLTLKHADAITAYEERRQGAFA is encoded by the coding sequence ATGGAACCATTTGTTAAACATACGGGCATCGTAGCCCCTGTCGATCGGGTCAATGTGGATACCGACGCAATCATTCCTAAGCAATTCCTCAAGCGCATCGAACGCAGCGGCTTCGGCCAGTTCCTGTTCTTCGAGTGGCGTTTTGACGAAGAGGGCAATGTGAACCCGAACTTCGAGCCCAACAAACCGCGTTATCAGGGCGCTTCCGTCCTGATCTCCCGTGCCAACTTCGGCTGCGGCTCCTCCCGTGAACATGCACCTTGGGCCATTTTGGACTACGGCTACAAAGTCGTCATCGCTCCGTCTTATGCGGACATTTTCTACAACAACTGCTTCAAGAACGGCATCCTGCCGATCAAGCTGAGCGAAGAGCAAGTTGAAGATTTGTTCCAGCGCACAGCGACTCATGAAGGCTACCAACTGACCGTTGATCTGGAAAATAACCTGCTGACCGATGATCATGGCCTACGCATCGAGATCGAGCTCGACGAGCATCGCCGCCAGTTCCTGCTGCAAGGGCTGGACGACATCGGCCTCACGCTCAAACATGCCGATGCTATCACCGCTTATGAAGAGCGCCGCCAAGGCGCGTTTGCTTAA